The sequence AAGACCCCTACTCCTAAACTCCAGGATAGGAACAAACAGGGGAACTCCAGTATCTTTCTAAATCTGACAACACAGCCCTGAAACTCATCCTCCCTTCAATATTCACAGATTCTTCTCAATAATGTTGGGTTCTTAAAAATTAATCTCATTATACCCTTTATATCTATGAGGCTGGTTGTTCACTGAAGCCGAGAAATGCTTGGGACATCCCTTATCACCCATTTGCTAATCTCCGTATAATTCTGTTGCTCATGGTTTCTGACATATCTCTTACCTCTTTCTGTCCACTGATATAATTCCACCATGCTCTCTGGGATTCAAAATATCAGTGACCCAGTAAAGACCATTTTATTACAATATAAATGCTTTCCTTTCCTATTTATACTTTTAACAGTTTGAAGAGagcttatatgtatatataaagttaTCATCTATCTAATGTACATAAAAAAgagctaaaataaaatttaaaaaaacttgaTGTTGATGACAAtagttattttgttgtttttggtaaTAATTTTTGTAATGCAGTTAAAAGTAGTGAATTAGACACAGAAGAATTTTTTGgtaattctattctttctctaatCACTAGCTTCTAAGTTAATCccccagaaaaggaaataattgcCTTACAATCTACAATTTATAGCAagaaatagttttgttttgttttttttaaagttgtattCACTGTTTTTGAGAAAGGGCATAGCCAATCACCTAAATAAGCTAGCATGATAAGAtagtacatttatttttaaaaagccacacCATTTTtagtacatttatttttaaaaagccacatcatttttatttattagatCCCTGGGTGGGACAAAAAGTGTGCACTCAACGACTAAACATAAGGTTGATAGTTCGTACCCACACAAAGGggctgatgaagaaaaggcaagtgatctgcttctataaaggttacagccaagaaaaccctctggagatgTTCCACTCTGTAAAACAGCTTtctcataagtcagaattgactggaatgtAATAGGTTTTGATTTTTCTTATTGTTGCTATTTATTAACTCAGACAATCCTGGAGAATTTTTAATTATTctgtgccttgatttcctcatcagtaaaatgagatGGCTAATAATATAAAACTAAAATTGGCAGAATGGAAGTAACTTTTTTGTAATGAGTACCAAAAATATAAGACACGGTCTGACACCTAATAGATGTTCATCTTCTTTAGTTTTTAGACCTATGGGTAAATTATGTGATATCTAAAACCTTATATGGATTTTGAAAATCAGACTCAATCTTTACAGCCACTGACATTGGGCATATAGTGGAAATTCAGTGTAGAAAACATCTGCTCTCTAAACCTGCACAATAGAAATACCAATGTGTTTCTCAGAGGTACTTTTAGTCTCAGGTACATAGATaattttctccattctcctttatgCTTTCCCACAACTGACCCTGGCCCTGATTATTATTATAAGTTTGTGCCTGtaggaaaaatattttccaaagacGAATTTTTCAGCAATTCCTCTACCACTATACTATATAAGCCCTTAGTATTACTCAGCTAGATTATGGCCACATGTTCAAGCCAAACACCTCACCTTTAAAGTATTCTATGCAGCACTGGCAGAGCAAATTCCTATCATCTCTTTATATAGTTAATAACTCTTAAGCTTAGGCTTTTATTATTGAATCCATGaaatctacatttttctgcagatccTCCTAAACTGTCCCAGGTCTATATATTCAGCTGCATTATGTTGtccaaccaaaaccaagcccattgtcatctagtcgattctgactcatagcaaccctatagaacagagtggagctgccccatagagtttccaaggagtggctattggattcaaactgccaacttttggttagcagccaaaggcttaaccactttCCAGTCACGATCAATTTATCCAGCTCCACTGGATAGCACATGGTCTTTTGACAtggtttatttttccatttgtctctatcttgtaatgttttatttttccaccTATTATAGACACTAGAATTGTTCCTTTGTCTACATGCAAATATTAATGTTTAAACATATAATTATCATGCTGTAACCAACGATTTTCAAATGTGATTCTTCTTGTCAGCTTGTTCTTCAGAGATGTACTTGGAAAGAAAGCAAGAATTATGAAAAACAACTTGAGGTCTCACTCAGCCTAAATAAGGGTATTAATGACAGACTTCCAACGTATGTAGCTCCAGGGAACATTATTAAAACTCAATATTATCTTCATTCTCATTATCTAAAATAAAACAAGGTTATTAAGGGGGATCAGAAAATAATGTTTATATgattctgtgagtcagaagaGTTGGTTTTGAGGATCAGAGTACAGGTCCAAAAAGTTGTTGTGATCTAggttttcagttctttttaaTAAGTCTGATCTTCTTTTAAGCATGACTTCAACCGTAGTATGAGTAAGTGAGCCTATATATATAGACCTCTTCCCCCACCCACTGTAGTGTCCAATGGTCTTTTGACACCACTTGACAACAACTGAATCAAAATGTATTATTTCAATATTAACTCAGAGAAACTTGTAAGGCCTGCTGAGGATTGTAAACTGTGGACTATGTAATATTAAATCAATTGAGAACATAGTTGTATATTTATTTAGAACACAGTTGAATTAGcatcatatttatatatacaatttttttttttttaaagttaagacAATATACATGAACTATATTGAATGAGAAAGTTGTTTGGTGATGATTAACTTCCTGAATGTCTCCttcacatctttgtttctaagactgtagattaaggggttcagcatggggatcATGACTGTGAAAAACACAGTGGCCACTTTGACCAGGAGCCAGGAGCTTTTGGAGTTGGGCACACAGTAGAGCAGAAGGATGGTTCCATGGAAGATGGTGATGGCAGtcaggtgggaggcacaggtggagaaggctttatGGAGTCCACCAGGAGAAGGCATCCTAATGACAGTGACAGCAATGAAAATGTAGGAAGCGAGGATAATCAGGAGGCTACTAGTCTCATTGAATGTAGAAATGATTAAACAGGCCATCTGGCTGAAGTGAGTGTCAGAGCAGGAGAGAGATAGGATGGCAGAATACTCACAGCCAAAGTGATTTAGGATATTTGAGCCACAGAAGGATAGTTCCATAAGAGAATATGTGAGTGTCAGGGAACAGATCCCACCCCATGTGTAGGACCCAGCTACCAGGAAAGCACAGAGCTTAGGAGACATAGCTACTGTGTAGAGCAAGGGGTTACAAACAGCCACAaatcggtcataggccatcaccgcTAACATGAACATTTCTGTAATCACAAATGtgcaaatgaagaaaaattgtgCCATGCAGCCTCTGAAAGTAATACTTCTGGCTTCAACAACCAAGATTTCTAGCAGTTTGGGTGTAAACACACTGGAATAACAAATATCCGAAAAGGATAGATGgcagaggaaaaagtacatgggtgtgtggactTTAGGATTGATCCTTATGACCGCTATTATGCCCAGGTTTCCCACCAGAGTGACTGTGTAGATGGTCAAGAATGCCAGAAAGAGCGGTACCTGGAGTTGTGGGTATTCTGAGAAACCCAAAAGGATGAATGTGGTCACATAGCTCTTGTTTTTCCCATCCAGTACCATGGTTCTTGtggtaacaaacaaacaaaccaacaaaagacAGAAATTTGATTCTGAGTGTCAAACTTGAGAAGTCAGGCATAGGAACGACTCTGGAGAGGATAGATGTAAACTACTGCAGGCAAAGTTaaacttttctgtttcttttttggaTTTTTACTTACCTACCtgttgatttttattattattattttgggaaATTAGCTTTATCTTTCAATACTttagtgtcttcatctgtaaaacaagcaAAATAGTATTTATTAACGTAATTATTTGATGTAATTATCTATACATGTATATGATGCTTAGAACGTTTTATACCTGTGGTAAAATACAATTATATGAGGAAAAAGTAAAGGCGTAACAAAATCAGGGAAATCTCTTAGCAGGTACATTAGTCATATGATTGTAGCAAAGGTGGTCATGGGAAGATTAAACTGTTTTAATATGAGAAGAAAATCACATAAGTAAGTagtaaatttttttaagtgaaaatatcATTCTGGCCATCCACAATTCTGTATTGATATACTGAACTTTTGACTTTGATAGGTATATACGATTATCAAGGAGTCATAAAACATTTACTTCAAAGAATCTTTCTTTAAGTGATCTGGTCAAAACCATCTACTGTTAACTGTGTTCACTCAGTTTTATCCTCATTATATGGGCTCAAAATGGTCAATGATTTAAGGCTAACTATTTCCTGAGGAAGTGTTTTGGAGATATTCTTAAACGATTCACTTGAATTATCTTCCTCTGGTTACGTAGTCTGTTTACAGTGTatatcatatttaaaaataaaaaaaattttgaataaaAGAACACTTTTTTATCATCAATCGTAAAGCACAAAtatgtacaatttaaaaaaatccatttgtCAGTTAtcagtgaaaaccaaaaaaaaaatcctttcctgatgTGGCAAAAGAAGTGAAAGAGTATGTAAGATTAAGAAATGTGAACTTCATTTCAGAAGGAAAAGAAGGTTAAATATTGGAAATTTTATATGATTAAAGCTAAAACTAAAGACTAAATCTAGAAATGGACTTGGAGACACAGAAGGTAAGATGTTGCCACTTTGAACCCATCAGGGAGCTGGCAAAAGTTTTAGCCTTGCCTGTAAAAATCAACACCTGCCATCTATTTTACAGACATTAATCCCAGGaacatggaaaacctggtggtgtagtggttaagtgctacggctgctaaccaaagggtcggcagttcgaatacgccaggtgctccttggaaactctgaggcggttctactctgtcctatagggtcgctatgagtaagaatctacttgatggcactgaatttggtttggctttttgaatCCCAGGAACAGCATCAGCTATAGAATTGTACTTTCTATTACACAGAAGATTGGCATGACTTTTTTTGAACCCTATGTATTTCGTCTCATATGTGGACAAAAACAAAAGTCAGTCTTTAAATTCAGGATCTTTGATTGCTTTATTGGGTCACATCCGCACAGGTTAAGAATTTGGAGGTGGAATCTGCTATGACTTCATGGCACGAATATCAAAGCACTAAACCAGTAATAGAGGTTGGACTGGAGTAAGAAATCTCAGGGATGTTAGAACATACTTTGCTGAACAGGAATAAAGTGACATTTATTAAAGATTTTATGCCAAGATTAAAGTCAAGgaagattaaaaatgaaaaagtcctggatatttttacatacattgtTTCCTGTCTTCATCAATACTTCTACTGCCCTTCAGTACATTAAAGCACCTGTCCTCACAATTAATGATCCCTTTTCAGACTCTGTCAGTGACACTTACCAAGAATTAACCATAATGgtcaaatatatatttaaatattactcttaagtagtctttttttttttttttgtaatttctggTATGTTCTAAATCCTAATGGATCTAACTCTATCTCTGGGCTCAcagaaattaagactaattccTCTTTCACATCATacatcttcaaatatttgaagacaaCTTCTGTAGGCCCTTTATGCTCTTCACTTTTCTAGGTAAACATCCTTAgcattgtttgtttttccatttactccCTCATAGTGGTTATTAAATGTTTCAGAGGATCTGTTCAATATTCTTGATATAGCGTTAATACTCATGATTTGGTATCAGCACTAAGAACTAAGCCTAAACTTCCCAGGGAAATTTTGCCAGGTCAAGAAAGAATACACTCAGTAACCTGCTCTTATTAGCTATACATCTAATTATAACACCTAACTGAGCACTTGTAGTCAAATATTTGGCTGCAAATCTTTGTCCATGGTTTATTGGTAAGCCACAAATCCTCTACTTATTAAGTATTTGGAATTTTTGGACAACGTTGAGGATGGTGAGTTCATTTTTACATCTCATGCACTGCTTGACTCTTATCCTCATTATCCATTGCTGTCTCCATGACTCTTCATTGTAATCGTGTCAACCCCTGACCATGCCGAGCCCTGCCTTTATTCAGGACactttgtcttgcttggaaagccTTCACTGTAACTTCAGTTTCCATTAATATTAGCAATCGTCAGTGCCCATTCCATTTTTATATGATTGGGGCAATTTGTTAAACCTTTGAGAAATATTCTCTCATCCCCACTCCTGGGGAATACACATGTCTTAGTCAACATATgctttaaattaaataaatgcaGGGAGTCATAGCAACCTAGAAGAGTTCAGAAGGATTTAAAATAAATGTGATGCTTCCTCGCTCATTTCACAATCATCTTGAGGGCGAGATCCACATTGTATATTTACTAGTTTACAAGTTACAGAAGAATGCATAAAAGACACAACAATTGTTACAATAATATTATGGGGATAATTTTGTGAAAGTAATCATTGTGTTACTTTAAATTAGTTTAAGTATCTGGGAGGATTAATGGGGTCGATTGGATCAATTACATCTTTGCTTATTGGATTAAAAATAGGATTAAGAAATTACAGTCCAGGAAAGTGTCTTATTAGAAACTCTACTCTCAACAGTTTAATCTTATTCAGGAAAGGGTTGATTTGGTTGGAAGGAGAACAGGCAGCCATTTGTAGAAAACATGGGCTTAGGAAACATATTTAACTGGTTCAAATTCAGTCATAGTAACTTATATACATAACTTTATCAAATCCTTTCACTTATATGAGCCTCAATTTCATCATATATGAAACATGGATAACAATACTATACAAGTTCCTTTAATACTCAGCATAAAATTCTTAAATAAGGTGATGACTTTAAAATATCTAACAAATCTTACATCTTCCCCTGACAATATTATCTCCCTTCCATCTTAAATTTCTAATACTATTTGCCTCCAAGAATATATCAACAGTTCTCTGatgtaaaaatggcatagcaGTGCAAATTTGGAAAACCATTTTAAAGGAATTTTTGTCTACTGGACTCCCTTTAACAAAAGGATTTTAGATTTTTCACTCAGTCTTATATTCAAACGTCCATCCACTCTTCAACCCATCAATATATAATCTTCATTTTTTGCATTGCTTTCCGATCACTGTCTGCTCCTTGATTATCCTTTTGTTGTCTCAGGATTGCGGATGTTGAAAAGGCAGACagggaaaaaatgaacaaagagaaAGCTTCAACATGCccctccttctttatttccactaTCGACGTCTACTCATCTGGATACAAGATTCCCCAGGCTAGCCTATCTAAGTGCAGTTCAAGAACTCTCAGCCTGGGATCAAATAGAGTGTTTTAGGTATATGATTTATTATGAAAatgcatcaaaattaaaactatttGGACTAAATTTCTGTAACACCTC comes from Elephas maximus indicus isolate mEleMax1 chromosome 7, mEleMax1 primary haplotype, whole genome shotgun sequence and encodes:
- the LOC126079411 gene encoding olfactory receptor 5D18-like; its protein translation is MVLDGKNKSYVTTFILLGFSEYPQLQVPLFLAFLTIYTVTLVGNLGIIAVIRINPKVHTPMYFFLCHLSFSDICYSSVFTPKLLEILVVEARSITFRGCMAQFFFICTFVITEMFMLAVMAYDRFVAVCNPLLYTVAMSPKLCAFLVAGSYTWGGICSLTLTYSLMELSFCGSNILNHFGCEYSAILSLSCSDTHFSQMACLIISTFNETSSLLIILASYIFIAVTVIRMPSPGGLHKAFSTCASHLTAITIFHGTILLLYCVPNSKSSWLLVKVATVFFTVMIPMLNPLIYSLRNKDVKETFRKLIITKQLSHSI